In the Necator americanus strain Aroian chromosome X, whole genome shotgun sequence genome, GATTCTGTATCCTCCTGAAACCAGAAAAGAGCGCAGGAAAGCTAGACAGGTTTGTTGGATTAAGCTATAAAAGTTGACTTGTTTTGCTTTCTCTGGTTTAAACCTTGTAAGTGGTTGTGTTGTGCTGCTCGCAGTGCACCCTCAAATTGTGTTTGAACGAGTTAATGACAATGTTTCCTGTGAAATCCCGAACTAAAGTGATGTGATGTGAATATCAAAATAGGTACGGATTTTAAAACGCAATTATGTGGACCTGTAGTCAGCATATACAAAAGGCGTGCAAGAAGGGTTCCATCAGACCTAGTTATCGTATTCATAACCAAGATACGCAGAAACACTAGGAGGATAAATGACACAtgggctagcccccgcaagtcattgtatagcccAACAAAaccttcgtaaacctcaaaccatTCTTAATTGAggcgaacgtggtggcgcatcctaagcgtaTTGATTAACTTTAGGCACTtaatcctttatcttttttcctttacttaaaggcattactccacgaatctgaggtgttacggatttcaggtggagtattcgtatacgagatcgtggATTAAGGAaagggagggtgattccttccatttcttcttaattgccgtaaaaaaaggcccggaagatacggtttcgagctttccggtgcgctattttctacaacgagctcGATTGGTACACGCCAACCGTATGCACGCGCctcatcttcagggccgttttttacgtcaattaccaagaaataaacggaaccATCcacctctccacaatctacgttcccgtatacgaatactccacctggaatccgtaccacctcagattcgtgggatgatgcctttgaagATCATAAAATTTTAGTTCCAAGTTGCTCCTGAGATTTTCCATCTTACAGGTTTCATCTATACGCTTTGAGGAGACAAATCCAAAGGTCTACACTTATTTGGATGAGTTATCTGcaataaataagaacaaatgGGTCGAGGGGGTGCATGTTGATTATGAGGtaatcaatatatatatatatatatatatcatttcTGTTTTCGCATTTCTATTATTGCAGACATACCAAAATATTATCGCTGCGGATGTAgaagaatataaaaagaaCATAGCTGATTTgcagaaatggaaggaaagtATCAATGCTCAAGGTTAGCGTTTTCTTGCAGACTAAATAGCTGTATTCTCTTCATGTTCTGATATATATACATGCACCTCGAGCGTTACGAATCACTTGTCATCctctttgtttattcatttatcacATTTGCAGCAGCTGAAGTTGGCTTGACTCACGAGGGAGGAGAAGTCTGCATTGACGTCACCTCCAATTTCCATCATACGAATGCATGTGACAATAACGCAATGTGCGCGTAACTCACACACTACCAGCATTGACTCTGATCTGTGATTAAGCTCCATTGTGAtcgcactttttcttctgatatggtttttcttctgatgtGGCGGTTATGCCATCGTAACCAGTAGAGCTGCTTGACCAGTTGACAATCATTTGTGGACGTAAGAGTGCTACAATGAACAATTTTAATAGATTTTGTTTCAGCCCAGTCGTCATGAAATTGGGTATTATCTTCATTATGTCTAAAATAACCAGCAATGTAACAGAATACGATTTCATGTTAATTATGTCTATTAAACACCTTCGTGAAAAGAATTATCAGTTGTATCCTATTGCATTCTCATTGACCTTTTCGTCTTTTTGCTCAAAAACAGTTCCCGTCACTCCTCTTAGAAGTCGAGAATCGTGTTCTATTTATGCGCACAACCGTAACGTATTATTTCTTCGCCACTAATACTTATGGTTCCTCAAACAGATTTATTGGTAGTATTTTTATAGCAGTAATTTCATTTTGTCTAACGCTTGTGATCTCCTAACTTAACATTGACCAAAGGtattcatgtttattattttcacaGTATTCATGTGTTGTGTTGTGACAATCTTCTGCACTATTTTGACGAGAAGAGCCAAGAAGTTCTATGAAATGGAAGTGAATAATTTGCTTTATCATAAATAAATCTATGTTTTTGTAAATCGTAAACGGAAGATAtgggcggtgtagcgcagtcggtgagaggttccgctgttcATGATAGTTCAAATCCGCTGcagtgctaaccaagcctttcatcctttcagggtcgatgaattggtgctaggcttgtctgggaggatagaaaacACTGACTGAACACATCGACTACCCACCGCAAGTAATGTAAAGCTGCACGAGCGTTGATAAACCTCAGACGAAGTCTAAGCTGaggtcgaacgcgtaggcgcatcctcatagggactgattaacgctgtgcactttatcctttatccttaatcgAAAGATAACAACCGAGAAGTCACACACTGTTCGTGCTCAATCACAAccactcttttcttttacgaAAATGATTTCGAATATCTTCAGCTTTTCCGTGATGTTCCATTCTTACGCTCAGCATTGTAACTAAACAAATAAGAACGATCCTCCTGCAAGGTCACGGAAATTGCGAGATTTTACTGTGAAGTGTTAGGctgcttactttttttacactttgaaaaaaactgacgTTTGGAAGTAAGGGTACGCCTCTTTCCCTGCGAGTTCAAGTAAAAGCTGCATGGTTCTAGAAGCCTCCTAGCCAAAGGTATATCATAGCCCCGCATCTTTGTTGTGCCACCATTGTAATGCGAATTGATCGAGTCATGTCTGAGTGATCTACAACGAGTGGAAACATATAAGCCGTAGGGCGCGCCAGATGGCCACCAACGTCAACGAGGCGTTGAGCGAGAGGACCACTACCCACGCTCCCATCAACAACTATGTGGTTTCACCGCTTCGTCGAGAAAAACTTCTCTTCCGCCATTTTGACACAGACGAACATCCGGGAGACAACATCGGCGACGGTTTGCGCGGACACACGAAGCGATTCGCGAACCTCACGACGCGGACGATGGCTGCGCAACTCGGCGTAGCTAGGCGCCGCATCTCATTCATACGCTCTAGGCTGCGGCAAAGTTCTCTCGGGACACAAGCCACCAAGGCTGCCCGCAAAGTTCAGAGTCGCGTGGGAGCGCGGTTTGCCGGCTCTGCGGtattggtggttattgagcgcactgcTGTGAGTAGTCAacaaccaccaaaaccgcagagccgccaaaccgtGCGCCGGCGCGGCTccgaactctgcgggcagtcTGGAACACCGCAAAGACGCAGATTTGCGCGCCAGGCCACATTAGAGCAGGGCAGCCTCGGCGCAGGTAAGTTATGTTCATGCGTCATTTTCTGTCCTTTCTTCAACGTCGTTCTTCTCATCACTCTAGCTTCACTTTTTATACACTATTGCTCCTTTTCAAGTTTATTCCCATATTGTTTATATTAAAGAGGTGTGCTTCTTCTATAAACTCCCGTTGTTTTCTCTTAATGTCTGTATTTCAGCTTCTGTCGTTTCTTCGGAGTCGTTCTTTCTATACACTATACGTAGATGTAAGTTTACTTTCGGTACATTACTGCTTCTAACTCAGCTTTATTGTCACATTGCTTATATTTAACAGGTATGTTTATTCTATAAACtcctgttgttttcttttcatggctTTACGTTTTAatcttctttcgtttctttggAGTTGTTCTTTACATCAGTCTACCTTTACTTCCGATACGctattttttcaagttctcACAGCTACATTGCCTATATTTAAAAGACATATTTATTCTATGatcttctgttatttttttttcaaactttacaTTTTTATCTTCTGCCGTCTCTAGACGTTGATGTTACCAACGAAGAAAcaagagaagataaaaacgtaaagctatgaaaagaaaacaacaggaGTTTATAGAAGAAACGTACCTGTTAAACATAAGCAATGTGGGAATAAACTTGAAAAGGAGCGGTAGAGTATTAAAAGTGAAACTATACTGTTGAGAGAAACGACGTTAaagaaacgacagaaaatgaagcatGAACATAACTTTGTACGGCCTCACAATAGTGAATAACAAGCAATAGAAGCCTGCGCCCAGGCTGCTCTGCTCCAACGTGGCCTGGCGCGACGCGGCCGCCAAAGCAAGGTCTGCGTCCTTGCTCTGCTCGTCGCGCTGACTGAGACTAACCATTCATGCCAGATCTCCGTCTGTCACTCGTAGCTGCTTCCTCCGCACTGATCGGAGTTTCCGCAAATCGAACCTAACACACCAGAAATGTGGCGCACTCCCGCCAAAAATACGCGATATAGATGTGAATTCAAAAGTGATGGTGACAGACCTGTAGATGAAGTTGGCGCGGTCGAACACTCGTTCAACTGCGCCTCCACGCTGGGAGGCAAACATTAGCTGCGCTGTGAATATACACTAGCAAATCAAAATCGGAACAATTAAAACAAATACTGGAAATGCGTGGTTTTCGCATGTGGCCAACAAAAAGGCGAAGGATAAAGTCCCTGGCGCATCAGTCCACATCGTATCCGACTACGCGCTTGGCTGCAACTCAGGATCGTTGACATTCATGAACGTGTGTTGGTCTATATAGTGACTTGCAGGGACACTCGATataccaagtcagtgtttttaccctcccagacaagtttggtacgaATCTATCGaactcggagggatgaaaggcttgtttGGGACTAccgcggtttcgaaccatcgatcgatcgtccCACAGTCGGACCTCCCACCGACTGCGCTGATGTCTGTAAAGTGGAAAATGTTCCAGAAGAGGCTCGCAGAATCCGAGCCGATCAAAAAAGGCCTTGTTTCTTATCGTTGTGAGAAAAAGGAACTACTCCGGCATTGAAAATTAGAACTTATACTAGCAAGTGTCATAATTTCCAAGTACATTCGTGTTTACATAAAGACGCAGGAAATACGCTGTCTACAAGAATTCTTTAAGAATTATAGCAGCTCACGAATCAAAAACATGACAATCCATGACAAAAGACTGTTTCatacaataaaaacaattttcgatCTTAAAAGTTCCAATGTTACCATAAATACATCAAAGaggtgatatatatatatatatatatatatatatatatatatatatatatataccacaGAATCGTTGAAGATTTATGAGCCTGCGTGCAGTCCATGCAATGAGAAGTGGGGCTAGACGATGTAGCACGTTTTCATCAAAATTGGTGCCAACTTAATGGATGACGAGATGAGGGACGAAAGACTTGGATATCCTAGTTCGGTTTCAAACTGTCCAATCAGCAGTCGCAGCAgatttaccgactgcgctatgcCCACATCAAACAACTCGAAGTTAATACAGAAGTGATACTTCTGAACATCCGACTTTTCGAATGGCTCGGAATGACTTACCTACAAAATACTCTGCAAAACTTcgtgtttcttttcaaactcacctcgtttagaagaaaagttaCGAAGACCTGATCCTATGCTGCAACTGCGAAGCCGTTCAACTTTTCGGGCAAACTTTACCCAAAACAGACAATATCGAAGGGATTAGATGCAgaacatataaaaaaaaagttcgttcACTAAAGCGCTATCCTCGACATTTTCTTACCAGTTCGAGTAATCAAGAAGGCGCATTTATCAAAAATACTGAACATTTGGACAAATCAAATCTTTGAAAGAACCGAATACTCAACAATTCGGAGTACTTTGGTTTGATGTAGAAGAGTTCAATTCTGTGGAAACTCTGGTTTCCACGCCTGCATTAGAAAGACAACTCACATATACATGGTGATCAAAAAGGAGTAAACGCGTTTACTATTCTATTCACATTTTTGGGCAAGCAAATTACAAAGCATGTTTAGAAAGCACATGACTTTTCATAAGATATTAATCGATATCAATACATGGAAGTGACCACTATTAACCAGGATCAAAACGAGGAACAGCTGTCctactagaaaaaaagtgcgatCTCTGAATTCTGAGAATTTGTTCAATGGTGTGTCCTGACACGAGAATAATCAGTAGAGCTAAGTAAatcatatttctttcttcggcAATGTAATACACATCTTTAGATTCAAAAAAGTGTGATTTTCGAGGATTCGCCATATTTGGCTAGCATATATGAcaaaaacattgaagaaatggtaaaaaaaaatacacagcGTTCGATACCCGTCTTTTGGCACCAAACACTCCGCAGTATTCCTATGTACATATACGAAACCCTAGTAAAGATATAACATCTCAGCTTCCACATAAGTATGAGATTCGAACTACACCGAGGCTAGCACTGACGTGATTGAGTAGAACACTTCTGACAAGTAGGTTGATATGAGTGTTGAGGCTACGAAGGCGATGAGGTGTTGTTCCCGCGACACCCTTCCTCTGCATCGCTCACGCTTCGACGGAGCATATTGTCAACTCTTTCCGTAGCGTGCTCAATCTCCTAAAACATTCCGCTATTGGCTAAGTTCTTCCGAGATTCTGCAAGAACCGCGTTCAAAATATGTTCGGTTTTGTCTACggtgaaataaagaagaaattagaaaatgttctaaaaaaatacttgtaCCAGTCCCTACAATTAGCCATTATTAGTGTAATATACATACTTGAATCAGCGTAGAATGACTTCGAAGCATTCCAGACAATACTTCGTCGTCCGTGAAACCAAACCCTGATGTACGTACACTTGCTAGTGACGACACCTCAGACGAGTCACTTGGCGAATTTGAAATCCCTTGCGGGAGCGTCCGATAACTGACGTCTGATGGTGAAGGAGAGTCCATCCtggaaaacaaaactttctgATTTTCAAACCCATACGTAAGAGAACAGCATAGTACCACCATTCCACAATTACAGTACTGGAATGATTCTGTGATTTCTCCATGAAGGCTTCCGATAAGAACTACACAATCAAAAGCAGCGTTCAGGAAATTCTTGATGTTTGGTTTTTCCCACTAGAAGGAAATGTTCGTAAAATGTAAAACTACAAATCCATTAATCATTAATCAGCAGCGCGTGAAGATTTTTTAACCCAACAATGCAAGTTTGAACTGCGcccaatttttcacaaaagtgAATTTGTGGGTGCTTCGCGTTTTCGCTTCCTTCAAATTAATTCGCAGATATTTCCCAgtagtttgaaaaatgaacatcGAAAATCCTGCGAAAAATCTCAGTTACACGAACTTACTTAGGACTCATTGACTccggttcttttctttccacacTACCAATAAGCTGCTGCGCTAGGAGGATCA is a window encoding:
- a CDS encoding hypothetical protein (NECATOR_CHRX.G26456.T1) — translated: MATNVNEALSERTTTHAPINNYVVSPLRREKLLFRHFDTDEHPGDNIGDGLRGHTKRFANLTTRTMAAQLGVARRRISFIRSRLRQSSLGTQATKAARKVQSRVGARFAGSAVLVVIERTAVSSQQPPKPQSRQTVRRRGSELCGQSGTPQRRRFARQATLEQGSLGAGTLDIPSQCFYPPRQVWYESIELGGMKGLFGTTAVSNHRSIVPQSDLPPTALMSVKWKMFQKRLAESEPIKKGLVSYRCEKKELLRH